The following coding sequences lie in one Halorarum halophilum genomic window:
- a CDS encoding IclR family transcriptional regulator: MAKEAKNAVKSIETAFDVLDALVELDGAGSTELARHFGMPKSTVHNYLSTLLQEELVVKDGSTYRVGIRFLEYGAYARQRLNIFEIANPEVDKLAESTGELANLMIEEHGRGSYLHRARGEDAVRVEAHVGTRVPLHSTGLGKAILAHLPDERVEEIIDEHGLKQFTPNTITDRERLFTELREIHDSGLAFDEEERLRGLRCVAAPILSNNGRVLGAVSVSGPTNRVRGDYLEDELAQRLKETVNVIELNVTYS; encoded by the coding sequence ATGGCGAAGGAAGCGAAGAACGCGGTGAAATCGATCGAGACGGCCTTCGACGTGCTGGACGCGCTCGTGGAGCTGGACGGCGCCGGGAGCACGGAACTCGCGCGTCACTTCGGGATGCCGAAGAGCACCGTCCACAACTACCTGAGCACGCTCCTGCAGGAGGAACTCGTCGTGAAGGACGGCTCGACGTACCGCGTGGGAATCCGCTTCCTCGAGTACGGAGCGTACGCGCGCCAGCGGCTGAACATATTCGAGATCGCGAACCCCGAGGTCGACAAGCTCGCGGAGTCCACGGGCGAACTCGCGAACCTGATGATCGAGGAACACGGGCGGGGTTCCTACCTGCACCGGGCGCGCGGGGAGGACGCGGTGCGGGTCGAAGCGCACGTCGGCACGCGCGTCCCGCTCCACAGTACCGGCCTGGGGAAGGCGATCCTCGCACACCTCCCCGACGAGCGGGTCGAGGAGATCATCGACGAACACGGCCTGAAACAGTTCACGCCGAACACCATCACCGACCGCGAACGGTTGTTCACGGAGCTCCGCGAGATCCACGACAGCGGCCTGGCGTTCGACGAGGAGGAGCGGCTTCGCGGCCTGCGCTGCGTCGCCGCGCCGATCCTCAGCAACAACGGCCGCGTGCTCGGCGCCGTCAGCGTCTCCGGGCCGACGAACAGGGTTCGAGGCGACTACCTCGAGGACGAACTCGCCCAGCGCCTGAAAGAGACGGTGAACGTCATCGAACTGAACGTCACGTACTCTTAG
- a CDS encoding mandelate racemase/muconate lactonizing enzyme family protein, with amino-acid sequence MNYEQLRDPNAEYTMRDLSAETMGISRSRGERRDVEITDVQTVIVDGNYPWTLVRVYTDAGEVGNGEAYWGGALPEIIERLTPFVVGENPLDIDRLYEHMVQKMSGEGSIAGKDIAAISGIELALHDVAGKILDVPAYQLLGGKYRDEVRTYCDCHTEDEADPEACADEAERVVDELGYDALKFDLDVPSGHEKDRANRHLRGPEIDHKAEIVRRVTERVGDRADAAFDCHWAFSSGSAKRLARELEEYDVWWLEDPVPPENHDVQREVTQSTATPIAVGENVYRTHGQRKLITDQAVDIVAPDVPKVGGMRESMKIATLADMFYVPVAMHNVSSPIGTMASAQVGAAIPNSLAVEYHSYELGWWEDLVEEDDLIQDGYMEIPEEPGLGLTLDFDAVEEHLVEGVEMFDKA; translated from the coding sequence ATGAACTACGAGCAGTTGCGGGACCCGAACGCGGAGTACACGATGCGCGACCTCTCGGCGGAGACGATGGGCATCTCCCGGAGTCGCGGCGAGCGGCGCGACGTCGAGATCACGGACGTGCAGACGGTGATCGTCGACGGCAACTACCCCTGGACGCTCGTCCGCGTCTACACCGACGCCGGCGAGGTGGGGAACGGCGAGGCGTACTGGGGCGGCGCGCTGCCGGAGATCATCGAGCGGCTGACGCCGTTCGTCGTCGGCGAGAACCCGCTCGACATCGATCGCCTCTACGAGCACATGGTCCAGAAGATGTCCGGCGAGGGCTCGATCGCGGGGAAGGACATCGCCGCCATCTCGGGGATCGAACTCGCGCTCCACGACGTGGCCGGGAAGATCCTCGACGTCCCGGCCTACCAGCTCCTCGGCGGCAAGTACCGCGACGAGGTCCGGACGTACTGCGACTGCCACACCGAGGACGAGGCCGACCCGGAGGCCTGTGCGGACGAGGCCGAGCGCGTCGTCGACGAACTCGGCTACGACGCCCTCAAGTTCGACCTCGACGTGCCGTCGGGTCACGAGAAGGACCGCGCCAACCGCCACCTCCGCGGACCGGAGATCGATCACAAGGCGGAGATCGTCCGGCGCGTCACCGAGCGCGTCGGCGACCGCGCCGACGCCGCCTTCGACTGCCACTGGGCGTTCTCGTCCGGCAGCGCCAAGCGGCTGGCGCGCGAGCTCGAGGAGTACGACGTCTGGTGGCTCGAGGACCCCGTCCCGCCGGAGAACCACGACGTCCAGCGGGAGGTGACGCAGTCGACCGCGACGCCCATCGCGGTCGGCGAGAACGTCTACCGAACCCACGGCCAGCGCAAGCTCATCACCGACCAGGCGGTCGACATCGTCGCGCCGGACGTCCCGAAGGTCGGCGGGATGCGGGAGTCGATGAAGATCGCGACGCTCGCGGACATGTTCTACGTCCCCGTCGCGATGCACAACGTCTCCTCGCCGATCGGAACGATGGCGTCCGCGCAGGTGGGCGCTGCCATCCCGAACTCGCTGGCCGTCGAGTACCACAGCTACGAACTCGGCTGGTGGGAGGACCTGGTCGAGGAGGACGACCTCATCCAGGACGGCTACATGGAGATCCCGGAGGAGCCGGGGCTCGGGCTGACGCTGGACTTCGACGCGGTCGAGGAGCACCTCGTCGAAGGGGTGGAGATGTTCGACAAGGCGTAG
- a CDS encoding SMP-30/gluconolactonase/LRE family protein, giving the protein MSLERVTNHECELGEGPVWHPGEERLYWVDITAGELLRYDPAADASECVHEADVIGGVTVQRDGSLLLFMDGGRVGRWRDGDLETVGTPVESDTRFNDVIADPLGGVFCGTMPSSDRGGTLYRLDTDGNATAIEDDVAIPNGMGFTRERDRFYFTETEARTIYRYAYDGGTGAVSDRRPFVRSSDAPGVPDGLTVDAEDCVWSARWDGGCVVRYDPDGAELERYDVPAEKVTSVAFGGPDLDELYVTSAGGDDRPAQGEWAGALFRLDVGVSGREEFRSDVPL; this is encoded by the coding sequence ATGTCGCTCGAACGCGTCACCAATCACGAATGCGAACTCGGGGAGGGCCCCGTCTGGCACCCCGGTGAGGAGCGCCTGTACTGGGTCGACATCACAGCCGGCGAACTGCTCCGGTACGACCCGGCCGCGGACGCGAGCGAGTGCGTCCACGAGGCCGACGTCATCGGCGGCGTCACCGTCCAGCGCGACGGGTCGCTCCTCCTCTTCATGGACGGCGGGCGGGTCGGTCGCTGGCGCGACGGCGACCTCGAGACGGTCGGGACCCCCGTCGAGTCGGACACCCGGTTCAACGACGTGATCGCCGACCCCCTCGGCGGCGTGTTCTGCGGGACGATGCCCTCGTCGGACCGCGGCGGCACGCTGTACCGTCTGGACACGGACGGGAACGCGACCGCCATCGAGGACGACGTCGCTATCCCGAACGGGATGGGATTCACCCGGGAGCGGGACCGGTTCTACTTCACCGAGACCGAGGCCCGGACGATCTACCGCTACGCCTACGACGGGGGGACGGGCGCCGTCTCGGATCGCCGACCGTTCGTCCGGTCGTCCGACGCGCCGGGGGTGCCCGACGGGCTGACCGTCGACGCCGAGGACTGCGTCTGGTCGGCCCGCTGGGACGGGGGCTGCGTCGTCCGCTACGACCCGGACGGGGCCGAACTCGAACGGTACGACGTTCCGGCGGAGAAGGTGACGAGCGTCGCGTTCGGCGGCCCGGACCTCGACGAACTGTACGTGACGAGCGCCGGCGGCGACGACAGGCCGGCGCAGGGGGAGTGGGCGGGGGCGCTCTTCCGCCTCGACGTAGGCGTTTCCGGCCGCGAGGAGTTCCGCTCCGACGTACCGCTCTGA